A window of Bacillus sp. DX3.1 genomic DNA:
ATAAAGACTATAAAGAGCATACAACGAAACTTCCATTCAGATACAGAAGTTTTGTTAGCCTATGATTAACTACTCCATGACGAAACAGAACACTTCTCTTACTTGTTCAAGTAGAACAACAATCGAAAGGATGATCCAGTCATGCCGATTAATCAAAAACATCAATTAGAAATTTTAAAAGATATTTTAGTCAATCACCAAAGTGATTGCTGTGGAACAGTTTCTGAATGCGAACAATTAGAACGACTCATTCAATCATTGCTTGCAAACGATAATGTGAATAGCGATGTGAAAACAATGCTAAACGATGTATATTATTATAGTCAATCGGGTAAATACTCTCCTGATTTAGACAATCATATTTCCAACAATCAAGAGCAACTTTCACAATGGATTTCTGGAATGGATAGTTTTTCTTAAATTTACTCAGAAGCAAGTAGTTGTTTTAAATATTGATGCCAATATTTAACTTCTACTTGTTGATTTTTTGTCGTATGCCATTGAATAGAAATGATAGACTGTGCCACAACATACCACTTCATACGATAAAGCAGTGAGTCAGTCATTTCAATATCATAATACCCTAGCCATTCGTCCCACTGCTCACGGGGCACATACCAATATAATAGCATACCGATATCAAGGGCAGGATCGGCAATGACCGCCCCATCCCAATCAATTAAAAACAATTCATTTTCATCTGATAATAACCAATTGTTATGGTTTACATCACAATGACAGACGACAAGCTCATCATATTCCACATTCACAAGGGACTTCTGTAAATACTGAAGTCCTTTATGAATGATTTCGTCTTTTTTTATATCATCTTTTAAAGTAAAATGTACTTCTTGCAGCAAATCTTGTGCATGTAACGGCTGCTTACCAAGCCTTTGTATCATCTGCACAAGCGCTTTAGAAGAATGTATTTTTTTTAAAAGCTTCGCAACACGTTCTAGCTTCATGTCCTCTGGCTCTAGTTTCTGTCCTGGTAGCCATTTTTGTGCTGAAATCACATCACCATTTGTTACTCTTCTTGTCCAAAGTAACTTTGGAACAATTCCCTCTGCTGACAATACCGCCAAGAAGGGCGATGTATTCCGCTTTAAAAATAATTTTTGTTGCCCATTCTGTGCAATATAAGCGTCACCTGTCGCCCCACCAGCTGGTATAATT
This region includes:
- a CDS encoding YtzH-like family protein, producing MPINQKHQLEILKDILVNHQSDCCGTVSECEQLERLIQSLLANDNVNSDVKTMLNDVYYYSQSGKYSPDLDNHISNNQEQLSQWISGMDSFS
- a CDS encoding phosphotransferase family protein; this translates as MNMEWLEQLLGEEWGIIPAGGATGDAYIAQNGQQKLFLKRNTSPFLAVLSAEGIVPKLLWTRRVTNGDVISAQKWLPGQKLEPEDMKLERVAKLLKKIHSSKALVQMIQRLGKQPLHAQDLLQEVHFTLKDDIKKDEIIHKGLQYLQKSLVNVEYDELVVCHCDVNHNNWLLSDENELFLIDWDGAVIADPALDIGMLLYWYVPREQWDEWLGYYDIEMTDSLLYRMKWYVVAQSIISIQWHTTKNQQVEVKYWHQYLKQLLASE